A region of Paenimyroides aestuarii DNA encodes the following proteins:
- the ffh gene encoding signal recognition particle protein: MFDNLSDKLDKAFHILKGHGKITEVNVAETLKEVRRALLDADVNFKIAKEFTNRVKEKAIGQDVLTTLQPGQLMVKIVKDELIELMGGDAVGVNLSGTPSVILMSGLQGSGKTTFSGKLANYLKNKKTKKPLLVACDIYRPAAINQLHVVGDQIGVEVYSEPENKNAVSIATNAIEYAKKNGFNVVIVDTAGRLAIDEEMMNEIANVHAAIKPHETLFVVDSMTGQDAVNTAKAFNDRLNFDGVVLTKLDGDTRGGAAISIKSIVNKPIKFIGTGEKMDAIDVFYPDRMADRILGMGDVISLVERAQAQYDEEEARKIQKKIAKNEFGFDDFLSQIQQVKKMGSMKDLMGMIPGVGKALKDVEIEDDAFKHIEAIIHSMTPIERKRPSLLDAKRKQRIAKGSGTDIQQVNQLLKQFEQMSKMMKMMQGAQGKNLMRMMGQMKGMGMQ, translated from the coding sequence ATGTTTGATAATTTAAGCGATAAATTAGACAAAGCCTTTCATATATTAAAAGGTCACGGAAAAATCACCGAAGTTAACGTTGCCGAGACTTTAAAAGAAGTGCGTCGCGCGTTGCTTGATGCCGATGTGAACTTTAAAATTGCCAAAGAATTTACCAACAGAGTAAAAGAAAAAGCGATTGGTCAAGACGTTTTAACCACGTTGCAACCAGGTCAATTAATGGTTAAAATCGTTAAAGACGAATTAATCGAATTAATGGGTGGCGATGCTGTTGGGGTCAATCTTTCGGGCACGCCGAGCGTTATTTTAATGTCGGGTTTACAAGGTTCGGGTAAAACCACTTTCTCGGGCAAATTAGCAAACTATTTAAAAAACAAGAAAACCAAGAAACCTTTATTGGTTGCGTGTGATATTTACCGTCCGGCGGCTATTAATCAGTTGCATGTGGTGGGCGATCAAATTGGTGTGGAGGTTTATTCTGAACCAGAAAACAAAAATGCGGTTTCTATTGCAACAAACGCAATTGAATATGCAAAGAAAAACGGTTTTAACGTAGTAATTGTCGATACTGCCGGTCGTTTAGCCATTGATGAAGAAATGATGAACGAAATTGCAAACGTGCATGCGGCTATCAAACCACACGAAACCTTGTTTGTGGTAGATTCTATGACCGGGCAAGATGCAGTGAATACGGCAAAAGCGTTTAATGACCGATTGAATTTCGATGGGGTAGTGCTTACCAAATTAGATGGTGATACGCGCGGGGGAGCTGCTATTTCTATTAAATCGATTGTAAATAAACCCATAAAATTCATTGGTACGGGCGAAAAAATGGACGCAATTGATGTGTTCTATCCAGACCGTATGGCAGACCGTATTTTGGGAATGGGCGATGTAATATCGTTAGTAGAACGTGCACAAGCACAATACGATGAAGAAGAAGCTAGAAAAATTCAAAAGAAAATCGCCAAAAACGAATTTGGTTTCGATGACTTCTTAAGTCAAATCCAACAAGTAAAAAAAATGGGTTCGATGAAAGATTTAATGGGAATGATTCCAGGTGTGGGAAAAGCTTTAAAAGATGTTGAAATTGAAGATGATGCTTTTAAACATATCGAAGCAATTATCCATTCCATGACACCAATAGAGCGCAAAAGACCATCGCTTCTAGATGCCAAACGCAAACAACGAATTGCAAAAGGTTCCGGAACCGATATTCAGCAAGTAAACCAATTGTTGAAACAGTTTGAGCAAATGAGCAAAATGATGAAAATGATGCAAGGTGCTCAAGGCAAAAATTTAATGCGCATGATGGGGCAAATGAAAGGCATGGGCATGCAATAA
- a CDS encoding DUF4153 domain-containing protein, with amino-acid sequence MKKQFLIFGSAILFTILFYDQELGLNLSVFALLLVVTQLVMHPKLIHNKKALVLAACVVAASVSNAWLLSVVTVFTVVITSFVFRYFVVDPQMKLISNAFNFVLSWPAFVVRFFKVDEWLDFKKDDSKKTIIKLFSYVVIPLVILSVFFGLYVSSSEWLSKWYNRYEWNINGLIIFTILLGFYISFVFWHIKSFNFIKVIDKNLKFHFSRTEQTALKPTFNYIPVAFEMRSGVITLASLNAMLLFFIVVFNIENAQQSIQHISEYSSRTHSQIYLIIVSVFLAMAVVLFFFKNTLNFIKNNRWLLQLTKIWIALNALLICSAFYQNSVYISSLGLTYKRLGVYLFLIICFVGLLYSYLKVQHKKTNFYLIDRMSWVLFYSLVGCSLFNWGNIMTHYNLQKDTADLNYLMYLSGNEKALIDYYKEQNREIPEFLLNRIRYHEDLPLLSKQLYYSSIK; translated from the coding sequence ATGAAAAAACAATTTTTAATTTTTGGCAGCGCTATTTTGTTTACCATTTTGTTCTACGATCAAGAATTGGGGTTAAATCTATCTGTTTTTGCCCTACTTTTGGTAGTGACACAATTGGTAATGCACCCTAAGTTGATTCACAATAAAAAAGCGTTAGTGTTGGCAGCATGTGTTGTCGCAGCAAGTGTTTCAAATGCTTGGTTACTTTCGGTTGTAACTGTTTTTACCGTTGTAATCACCTCGTTTGTGTTTCGCTATTTCGTGGTGGATCCACAAATGAAATTAATTTCCAATGCGTTTAATTTTGTATTGAGTTGGCCGGCGTTTGTGGTTCGGTTTTTTAAGGTAGATGAATGGTTGGATTTTAAAAAAGATGATTCCAAGAAAACAATTATCAAGCTGTTTTCCTATGTGGTTATTCCTTTGGTTATTCTTTCGGTTTTCTTCGGATTATATGTTTCATCAAGTGAATGGCTTAGTAAATGGTATAATCGGTACGAATGGAACATTAACGGATTAATTATTTTCACCATATTATTGGGGTTTTATATCAGTTTTGTTTTTTGGCACATCAAAAGCTTCAACTTTATAAAAGTGATTGATAAAAACCTGAAATTTCACTTTTCACGCACCGAGCAAACTGCTTTAAAACCCACATTCAATTATATTCCTGTAGCTTTTGAAATGCGAAGCGGTGTTATTACACTTGCTAGTTTAAATGCAATGCTTTTATTTTTCATTGTGGTTTTCAATATAGAAAATGCACAGCAAAGCATCCAACACATTTCCGAATACAGCAGTCGTACGCACAGCCAAATCTATTTAATCATTGTATCGGTTTTTCTGGCAATGGCAGTTGTTTTGTTTTTCTTTAAGAATACTTTGAATTTTATTAAAAACAATAGGTGGTTGTTGCAACTTACAAAAATTTGGATTGCATTGAATGCACTGCTTATTTGTTCCGCATTTTATCAAAATTCAGTTTATATCAGCTCACTGGGGTTGACCTATAAACGATTAGGTGTGTATTTGTTTTTAATTATTTGCTTTGTAGGATTGCTTTATTCCTATCTAAAAGTGCAGCATAAAAAAACTAATTTTTATTTAATAGACCGTATGTCGTGGGTGCTTTTTTACAGTTTGGTTGGTTGTTCGCTTTTTAATTGGGGCAATATTATGACCCATTACAACTTACAAAAAGACACAGCCGATTTGAATTACCTCATGTACTTGTCAGGAAACGAAAAAGCATTGATTGATTATTACAAAGAACAAAATAGGGAAATCCCTGAGTTTCTGTTAAACAGAATAAGATATCATGAAGACTTACCACTTTTATCGAAGCAATTGTATTATAGTTCTATAAAATAA
- the rluF gene encoding 23S rRNA pseudouridine(2604) synthase RluF, whose amino-acid sequence MEQEGIRINKFLSEVGYCSRREADKLLEQGRITINGKIPELGTKVLSTDEVRVNGKLIHEKEDPKIYLAVNKPVGIECTTNQSVKGNIVDFVNYPERIFPVGRLDKDSEGLIIMTNDGDIVNKILRARNNHEKEYIVTVNKTITDRFISRMGAGVPILDTVTKECRVEKISSTTFRIFLTQGLNRQIRRMCEYFDYEVVALKRIRIMNISLDVPVGKYREISKKEMDELNRLISESTKTEEGSLPKPNKPLVNKNPAPTKDRKDFKKKFTEQRPLRNERRGNRK is encoded by the coding sequence ATGGAACAAGAAGGAATTCGTATTAATAAATTTTTGTCGGAAGTTGGCTATTGCTCGCGTCGTGAGGCCGACAAATTATTGGAACAAGGACGTATCACCATCAATGGAAAAATACCTGAATTGGGAACAAAAGTGTTGTCAACTGATGAAGTACGCGTCAACGGAAAATTGATTCACGAGAAAGAAGATCCTAAAATTTATTTGGCTGTAAACAAACCTGTGGGTATTGAATGCACCACCAACCAATCGGTAAAGGGGAATATTGTTGACTTTGTGAATTATCCAGAACGCATTTTTCCAGTAGGACGATTAGATAAAGATTCAGAAGGTTTGATCATCATGACCAACGATGGCGATATTGTAAACAAAATTTTACGAGCACGAAACAACCATGAAAAAGAGTATATTGTAACGGTAAACAAAACAATCACCGATCGTTTCATTAGCAGAATGGGTGCCGGTGTACCCATTTTAGATACCGTTACTAAAGAATGCCGGGTGGAAAAAATCAGTAGTACCACTTTCAGAATTTTTCTTACACAAGGTTTAAATCGTCAAATCCGTAGAATGTGCGAATATTTTGATTATGAAGTAGTGGCATTGAAGCGTATCCGTATTATGAATATTTCGTTAGATGTTCCCGTTGGGAAATACCGTGAAATTTCAAAAAAAGAAATGGACGAACTCAACCGATTAATTAGCGAAAGTACTAAAACCGAAGAAGGAAGTTTACCAAAACCCAATAAACCTTTGGTCAATAAAAACCCAGCGCCAACCAAAGACCGTAAAGATTTTAAAAAGAAATTTACCGAGCAGCGCCCCTTAAGAAACGAACGCAGAGGGAATAGAAAATAA
- a CDS encoding HutD family protein: MKITKVSKNALNPTIWDGGETFEYFIYPENALYVNRNFLFRISVATITKAPSIFTRFENYQRFLLMLNGDLHVYQNGTEAFYNPNTIFKFDSNDTIQSFSEGADFNFMVHKNAIAHMIQANNTQVLSNSFVFIFAKESMNLSINNHEYHLQPNDLLVINNEQQQEIQINLHAMAIIGYCNKI, translated from the coding sequence ATGAAAATTACTAAAGTTTCAAAAAATGCTTTAAATCCAACAATTTGGGACGGAGGCGAAACCTTTGAATATTTCATATATCCAGAAAACGCCTTGTATGTCAACCGCAATTTTTTGTTTCGAATAAGCGTGGCAACCATCACAAAAGCACCATCTATTTTTACTCGGTTTGAAAATTACCAACGTTTTTTGTTGATGTTAAATGGCGATTTGCATGTGTATCAAAATGGAACAGAGGCATTTTACAATCCAAACACTATTTTTAAGTTTGATTCCAACGATACCATTCAATCGTTTTCCGAAGGCGCTGATTTTAATTTTATGGTGCACAAAAACGCAATTGCCCACATGATACAGGCTAATAACACGCAGGTTTTATCAAACAGTTTTGTATTTATCTTTGCCAAAGAATCCATGAATTTAAGCATAAACAATCACGAATACCACCTTCAACCCAATGATTTATTGGTCATCAATAATGAGCAGCAGCAAGAAATACAGATAAATCTGCATGCAATGGCAATTATAGGATATTGCAACAAAATTTAA
- a CDS encoding MutS-related protein — MYSKISQEQEVILKKLLNQKNAISFARIVLLAASVYFLYLMLYRKQEVFGWVALVFIVLFILVVTVYLKLQSKVAYHKTLKQINTNELAFLSGTYQFTDGLAYQNPQHAFSYDLDLFGSHSIFQFINRTGTFLGEEALAESLQQIPTADYILQKQEAIKELAPNLTFRQHFQTLSHLADTAKEDDLAIKKWSESSIQTPPKSNQILAIAFPVLLFLSVLGWIFNLHAVFPKLVFLFFTLNLIAMGSFSRFIMKEIGKSDKISNALMQYSKMLQAFENQSFQSKHLQLLQNQLKFKQNTAFEIVTQLANHFEKLNTIANLFVFIAFNGLFQYHFWVYKKLQNWKNNHQKQLWEYMKILGEVEALNSLANFAYNNSDYQYPNISSDQIAFENLGHPLIPKDKRVRNSIDFHKKRFVILTGSNMSGKSTFLRTIGINLVLSYCGAPIDAQQASVYPLPLWVSMRLTDSLSDSESFFFAEVKRLKQIVTEAEKQPIFVLLDEILKGTNSNDKQSGTIGVIEKLHQMNVLGMIATHDLEVCETTNKYPETMENKCFEVEIIANELHFDYLLKNGICQNKNATFIMKKMEII; from the coding sequence ATGTATTCAAAAATAAGCCAAGAACAAGAGGTCATCTTAAAAAAGTTATTAAATCAAAAAAACGCTATCAGCTTTGCACGTATTGTTTTATTAGCAGCTTCGGTTTATTTTTTATATTTAATGCTCTACCGCAAACAAGAAGTTTTTGGCTGGGTGGCATTGGTTTTTATTGTTTTGTTTATATTAGTGGTAACGGTTTACTTAAAATTGCAAAGCAAAGTTGCCTATCACAAAACGTTAAAGCAAATCAATACCAACGAACTTGCATTTTTATCGGGAACTTATCAGTTTACCGATGGTTTGGCGTATCAAAATCCGCAACATGCTTTTTCTTATGATTTAGATTTGTTTGGATCGCATTCTATTTTTCAGTTCATCAATCGAACGGGAACATTTTTAGGAGAAGAAGCTTTGGCCGAAAGTTTACAGCAAATTCCCACTGCCGATTACATCCTTCAAAAACAAGAAGCAATTAAGGAATTAGCTCCGAATTTAACATTTCGCCAGCATTTTCAAACCTTATCACACTTGGCTGATACTGCAAAAGAAGATGATTTGGCCATAAAAAAATGGAGCGAATCATCCATTCAAACCCCACCAAAAAGCAATCAAATTTTAGCAATTGCTTTTCCTGTTTTACTATTTCTATCGGTTCTTGGCTGGATTTTTAATCTGCACGCAGTTTTTCCAAAATTGGTATTCTTGTTTTTTACCCTGAATTTAATTGCCATGGGAAGTTTTAGCAGATTCATCATGAAAGAAATCGGTAAAAGTGACAAAATTTCCAACGCATTAATGCAATATTCCAAAATGCTACAAGCTTTTGAAAATCAATCTTTTCAATCAAAACACCTTCAATTGCTGCAAAATCAACTAAAATTCAAACAAAATACAGCTTTCGAAATTGTAACCCAATTGGCCAATCACTTTGAAAAATTGAACACAATTGCCAATTTATTTGTTTTTATAGCGTTTAATGGTTTGTTTCAGTATCATTTTTGGGTGTATAAAAAGTTGCAAAACTGGAAAAATAACCATCAAAAACAATTGTGGGAGTATATGAAAATTCTAGGTGAGGTAGAGGCGTTAAACAGTTTGGCAAATTTTGCCTATAACAATTCCGATTATCAATATCCCAACATTTCTTCAGACCAAATTGCTTTTGAAAATTTAGGTCATCCATTAATTCCAAAAGACAAAAGAGTCCGAAATTCGATAGATTTTCACAAAAAACGCTTTGTGATTTTAACAGGAAGCAATATGAGCGGTAAAAGTACTTTTTTGCGAACCATTGGTATTAATTTGGTTTTAAGTTATTGCGGTGCGCCAATCGATGCGCAACAAGCAAGCGTTTATCCTTTGCCATTGTGGGTTTCGATGCGATTAACCGATTCGCTTTCAGATAGTGAATCGTTCTTTTTTGCCGAAGTAAAACGATTGAAACAAATTGTTACCGAAGCAGAAAAACAACCCATTTTTGTTTTACTAGACGAGATTTTAAAGGGCACGAATTCCAATGACAAGCAATCGGGAACCATTGGCGTGATTGAAAAACTGCATCAGATGAATGTGTTGGGAATGATTGCAACACACGATTTGGAAGTGTGTGAAACCACAAATAAATATCCCGAAACTATGGAAAATAAATGCTTTGAAGTGGAAATAATTGCCAACGAATTGCATTTTGATTATTTGCTGAAAAACGGAATCTGCCAAAATAAAAATGCTACTTTTATCATGAAAAAAATGGAAATTATTTAA
- a CDS encoding S8 family peptidase, which yields MKKIAVLLLVVAGFSGYSQNRKGQFELMNQEKHQLLVSFEIPEQTEEIYSYYYNSNQDFKSFVDAHNLQIKEAFTWNEEHFQSLRESAIKYSKTDEAVLVLKGMYVINNELPNEQLYQLAEQLERFSFVRYAELNALTPIQPPFIDIPPTTPNYFQNQGYIQADPGVNMQYVWNQGITGQGIRVRDVEFGMNVSHEELTDPKFSNQPSLSSAGDPSWIDHGTAVAGVVAAHDGAYGVTGMQHGIPEYKLFTEFTSAGYNRLLAINSAINQSVAGDVIMYELQTNGANSTSSSPNFVPAEYVNSVWDVTKAATDAGIHIVAAAGNGNQNLDSSSYSAYMNRGDSGALMVGAGSSTTTHSRLSFSTYGQRVNVHGWGENVLTTGYGTYSKIGNDSNQSYILFAGTSSATPVVASCVVALLARAKASNYDLSPAEIRTILVATGIAQGGDTTKPIGPLPDMQAAFNYLDNYLLSNNKIDAIPINVFPNPATSELFVTFPEQFADNELALFDTVGRKVLSLKNYTSNTPLHIATLKSGMYILKMKSNNAEQSKKIIIK from the coding sequence ATGAAAAAAATAGCAGTTTTATTGCTAGTTGTTGCTGGGTTTTCGGGTTACTCTCAAAATCGGAAAGGGCAATTTGAATTGATGAATCAAGAAAAGCATCAATTATTGGTTTCTTTTGAAATTCCTGAACAAACAGAGGAAATTTATAGTTATTATTACAATTCCAATCAAGATTTTAAAAGCTTTGTAGATGCGCATAATCTGCAAATAAAAGAAGCTTTTACTTGGAATGAAGAACATTTCCAATCATTGCGTGAAAGCGCTATTAAATATTCTAAAACAGATGAGGCTGTATTGGTTTTAAAAGGAATGTATGTTATAAATAATGAGTTGCCCAACGAGCAATTGTATCAATTAGCAGAACAATTGGAACGCTTTTCATTTGTAAGATATGCCGAATTAAATGCTCTTACACCTATTCAACCGCCTTTTATAGACATTCCGCCAACAACACCAAATTATTTTCAAAATCAAGGGTATATTCAAGCAGATCCTGGGGTTAACATGCAATATGTATGGAACCAAGGAATAACTGGGCAAGGCATCCGGGTGCGCGATGTGGAATTCGGAATGAATGTATCGCACGAAGAGTTGACTGATCCCAAATTTTCAAATCAACCTTCATTGAGCTCTGCTGGTGACCCTTCATGGATTGATCACGGTACAGCTGTGGCAGGAGTAGTAGCTGCGCATGACGGAGCTTATGGCGTGACAGGAATGCAACATGGTATTCCAGAGTATAAACTTTTTACCGAATTTACTTCTGCAGGATACAACAGGCTTCTTGCTATAAATTCTGCTATTAATCAATCAGTAGCTGGTGATGTAATTATGTATGAATTACAAACTAATGGGGCGAATTCTACTTCAAGTTCCCCAAATTTTGTGCCAGCAGAATATGTTAATAGTGTTTGGGATGTTACAAAGGCAGCAACAGATGCAGGAATTCATATCGTGGCAGCAGCCGGAAACGGAAATCAAAATTTAGACAGTAGTAGTTATAGTGCTTATATGAACCGCGGCGACTCCGGAGCTTTGATGGTTGGTGCAGGATCAAGTACTACCACTCACAGCCGATTGAGTTTTAGTACTTATGGGCAGCGTGTAAATGTGCATGGCTGGGGTGAAAATGTACTAACAACAGGCTATGGAACATACTCTAAAATAGGAAACGACTCCAATCAATCTTATATCTTATTTGCCGGAACTAGTTCGGCTACACCTGTAGTTGCTAGTTGTGTGGTTGCTTTATTGGCGCGTGCAAAGGCTTCAAATTATGACTTGTCTCCTGCGGAAATCAGAACAATATTAGTTGCAACAGGTATTGCTCAAGGTGGCGACACCACAAAACCAATTGGTCCTTTGCCCGACATGCAAGCAGCTTTTAATTATTTAGACAACTATTTACTTTCAAACAATAAGATTGATGCAATACCAATAAACGTTTTTCCAAATCCGGCAACAAGTGAGTTATTTGTAACTTTCCCAGAGCAATTTGCAGATAATGAACTAGCACTTTTTGACACCGTTGGAAGAAAAGTACTTTCGCTTAAAAATTATACAAGCAACACACCGCTTCACATTGCCACTTTAAAAAGCGGAATGTATATTTTGAAAATGAAATCAAATAATGCAGAACAGTCTAAAAAAATTATCATAAAGTAA
- a CDS encoding outer membrane protein assembly factor BamE codes for MSYNPNYPFDKEKWLTNKDKRYELSADIIESKMLIGKTKSEIKQLLGDEGNSDNSDYWNYYLGFRSGFAIIDASVLYNEFEDGKAVKIGQRET; via the coding sequence ATGAGTTATAACCCCAACTATCCATTTGACAAAGAAAAGTGGTTGACAAACAAGGATAAACGCTATGAACTATCTGCTGATATTATTGAAAGTAAAATGTTAATAGGAAAAACGAAATCAGAAATTAAGCAATTGTTAGGTGACGAAGGAAATTCAGACAATAGTGATTATTGGAACTACTATCTTGGTTTTAGATCTGGTTTCGCTATCATTGATGCAAGTGTTCTTTACAATGAATTTGAAGACGGAAAAGCAGTAAAAATTGGTCAGCGCGAAACATAA
- a CDS encoding winged helix-turn-helix domain-containing protein: MSIISGLNKEFESRVRLGMMSVLMVNDWVDFTEMKNLLQVTDGNLASHSTALEKHEYIEIKKEFVGKKPRTSYKITETGKLAFQQHLAFLEKIMRQ; encoded by the coding sequence ATGAGTATTATTAGCGGTTTAAATAAGGAATTTGAAAGCAGAGTGCGCTTGGGAATGATGTCGGTTCTTATGGTGAACGATTGGGTAGATTTTACCGAAATGAAAAATCTGCTACAAGTGACCGATGGCAATCTCGCAAGCCATTCTACCGCCTTAGAAAAACACGAATATATCGAAATTAAAAAAGAATTTGTGGGTAAAAAACCGCGAACATCCTATAAAATTACAGAAACAGGCAAGTTGGCATTTCAGCAACATCTTGCTTTCCTCGAAAAAATAATGAGACAGTAA
- a CDS encoding bifunctional 5,10-methylenetetrahydrofolate dehydrogenase/5,10-methenyltetrahydrofolate cyclohydrolase, whose product MQLLDGKKVSEEIKNEIAAEVAQMKQRGEKVPHLAAVLVGSNGASLTYVGSKVKTCEKIGFDSTLVSLPEETTEEELLAKINELNTNDAIDGFIVQLPLPKHIDEQKVLNAVDPDKDVDGFHPENFGRMALELESFIPATPFGILQLLERNKIETKGKNVVVIGRSNIVGKPMSLLMSRKAYPGNATVTLTHSATQNIEEITREADIVITALGVPEFLKAEMIKEGAVIVDVGITRVADETNPKGYVIKGDVAFNEVAEKASWITPVPGGVGPMTIAMLMKNTLIARERRAKKNN is encoded by the coding sequence ATGCAATTATTAGACGGTAAAAAAGTTTCGGAAGAAATTAAAAACGAAATTGCAGCCGAAGTAGCTCAAATGAAGCAACGTGGCGAAAAAGTTCCTCACTTAGCGGCTGTTTTGGTGGGAAGTAATGGGGCAAGTTTAACCTATGTGGGCAGCAAAGTGAAAACCTGCGAAAAAATTGGTTTTGATTCTACTTTAGTTTCATTGCCCGAAGAAACTACTGAGGAAGAGCTATTGGCAAAAATCAACGAATTAAATACCAATGATGCTATCGACGGATTTATTGTTCAACTGCCTTTACCCAAACACATCGATGAACAAAAGGTTTTAAACGCGGTTGATCCAGATAAAGATGTAGATGGTTTCCACCCTGAAAATTTTGGTAGAATGGCATTGGAGTTAGAATCTTTTATACCAGCAACACCTTTTGGAATTTTACAATTGTTAGAACGCAACAAAATCGAAACAAAAGGTAAAAATGTGGTGGTGATTGGTCGATCTAATATCGTTGGTAAACCAATGAGTTTGTTAATGAGCCGCAAAGCGTATCCGGGAAATGCGACCGTTACTTTAACGCACTCTGCAACGCAAAACATAGAGGAGATTACACGCGAAGCGGATATTGTGATTACTGCTTTAGGAGTTCCTGAGTTTTTAAAAGCAGAAATGATTAAAGAAGGTGCTGTGATTGTTGATGTTGGAATTACCCGCGTTGCCGATGAAACCAATCCAAAAGGATACGTAATTAAAGGCGATGTAGCTTTTAACGAAGTTGCCGAAAAAGCTTCATGGATAACGCCTGTTCCAGGTGGCGTTGGTCCAATGACTATTGCGATGTTAATGAAAAACACGCTGATTGCAAGAGAACGCAGAGCAAAGAAAAATAACTAA